One Sulfolobus sp. S-194 DNA segment encodes these proteins:
- a CDS encoding DUF1641 domain-containing protein, whose product MSQTVTDPLEKLTSPENIQRLSKLVDSLPTIEKLMDKLGELDKKGELDQLIALTDQAISLVDAVQKADLINTLISFGMDQLPKIQAIWPILEKLTSDRALNIIQSLDVDSLLTATEKSLPLLQKLTSDKALKVIESLDIDSLLGATEKLTPILQKLTSDKALKLLEQIDIDNLLDTTEKMIPLLNKIANMTAEMQKRGQLDMLINLMQQSIDLLDAVQKADLINTLISFGMDQLPKIQAIWPILEKLTSDRAVSLLQSLDIDSLLNATERLMPLLQKLTSDKALKVIESLDIDSLLGATEKLTPILQKLTSDKALKLLEQIDIDSTLNALLALTPLLKQLTSEKTVKLLSQVDMTSMLALLERMAELQKAGVLDKLMKIFEVLGDPQLIDGLVMITQKMGIALKMWINDLPSVKPVGTFGLVGALGNKDTSYAMGALLKFAEDLGKALKQ is encoded by the coding sequence ATGTCACAAACAGTAACTGATCCCTTGGAAAAATTAACCTCACCAGAAAACATACAGAGATTATCAAAATTAGTCGACTCTTTACCTACTATAGAGAAACTAATGGATAAACTAGGTGAGTTAGATAAGAAAGGTGAATTAGATCAGTTAATTGCATTAACTGACCAAGCAATTTCGCTTGTCGATGCTGTACAGAAGGCAGACCTAATAAACACACTCATCTCATTCGGAATGGATCAACTACCAAAAATACAAGCAATATGGCCAATACTAGAAAAACTAACAAGCGATAGAGCACTAAACATTATCCAAAGCCTTGATGTAGATTCTCTTCTCACTGCTACTGAAAAATCATTACCTTTACTTCAGAAGCTTACTAGTGATAAAGCACTCAAAGTCATTGAAAGCCTAGACATAGACTCACTACTAGGAGCAACAGAAAAACTAACACCAATACTACAAAAACTAACCAGCGACAAAGCACTAAAACTACTAGAACAAATAGACATAGATAATTTGCTTGATACTACTGAAAAGATGATCCCATTATTAAATAAAATTGCCAATATGACAGCAGAAATGCAAAAAAGAGGGCAACTGGATATGTTAATCAACTTAATGCAACAGTCTATTGATTTACTCGATGCTGTACAGAAGGCAGACCTAATAAACACACTCATCTCATTCGGAATGGATCAACTACCAAAAATACAAGCAATATGGCCAATACTAGAAAAACTAACAAGCGATAGAGCAGTTTCATTACTACAGTCCTTAGATATAGACAGTTTACTTAATGCAACAGAGAGATTAATGCCTTTACTTCAGAAGCTTACTAGTGATAAAGCACTCAAAGTCATTGAAAGCCTAGACATAGACTCACTACTAGGAGCAACAGAAAAACTAACACCAATACTACAAAAACTAACCAGCGACAAAGCACTAAAACTACTAGAACAAATAGACATAGACTCTACGTTAAATGCTCTTCTCGCATTAACACCTTTACTAAAACAATTAACAAGTGAAAAGACTGTAAAATTACTTTCTCAAGTAGATATGACATCAATGCTTGCCTTATTAGAGAGGATGGCTGAGTTACAAAAAGCTGGAGTTCTTGATAAATTAATGAAGATCTTTGAGGTATTAGGAGATCCACAATTAATAGATGGTTTGGTTATGATTACACAGAAGATGGGTATTGCATTAAAGATGTGGATTAATGATCTGCCCAGTGTTAAACCAGTAGGCACATTTGGATTAGTAGGAGCTTTAGGAAATAAGGATACAAGCTATGCGATGGGTGCATTACTAAAGTTTGCTGAAGATTTAGGGAAAGCCTTGAAGCAGTAA
- a CDS encoding histone deacetylase family protein, protein MLGIVWDDKFKEIAFSHPMIKDVAKERIRRFIEIARQKLNFIEIRPEKATIDDLLKIHDYSYVKKIEEVSKLPYIGFLDGGDTIHYPGMIDDVLLVLGASITAIKYSKFIEKIYIPLGGFHHALRQRAMGFCPINDVAFAALTLFEKGERVAIIDVDAHHGNGLQEYLYDKPILKINIFAYDGKFFPGTGKIEERGIGDGKGLNYNVQLPLYSGDDVFEEALRILEIVSDFNPTYILVVGGVDGHKDDGLKSLNLSCNSYNLLGLKVRRISLNSKVIGYGGGGYGKMSSECMVSFLLGLKGKREEIEVKTFSEKEKIEKVKNEINLLLQGFP, encoded by the coding sequence ATGTTGGGTATTGTGTGGGATGATAAATTTAAAGAAATAGCATTTTCTCATCCAATGATTAAGGACGTGGCAAAGGAAAGGATTAGAAGATTTATAGAAATAGCAAGACAAAAACTTAATTTTATTGAAATAAGACCAGAAAAAGCTACAATAGACGATCTTTTAAAGATACATGACTACAGTTACGTTAAGAAAATTGAAGAGGTAAGCAAGTTACCCTATATTGGCTTTCTTGATGGTGGGGATACAATTCATTATCCGGGAATGATAGATGATGTATTGTTAGTCTTAGGAGCATCAATTACTGCAATAAAGTACTCTAAGTTTATTGAAAAAATTTATATACCATTAGGTGGCTTTCATCATGCCTTAAGGCAAAGGGCTATGGGATTTTGCCCAATAAATGATGTCGCATTTGCCGCGTTAACTTTATTCGAAAAAGGTGAAAGAGTCGCTATAATTGATGTTGATGCTCATCATGGTAATGGATTACAAGAATATCTTTACGATAAGCCAATTCTTAAAATAAATATTTTTGCATATGACGGTAAATTTTTCCCTGGAACGGGAAAAATAGAAGAAAGAGGTATTGGTGATGGTAAGGGGTTGAACTATAATGTTCAACTTCCTTTATACTCTGGCGACGATGTTTTTGAGGAAGCTTTACGAATTTTAGAGATTGTATCAGATTTTAATCCGACTTATATACTCGTAGTTGGCGGAGTAGATGGACATAAGGATGATGGTTTAAAATCCCTTAATTTGTCTTGCAACTCTTATAATCTTCTAGGCTTAAAGGTTAGAAGAATTTCCTTAAACTCTAAGGTAATTGGATATGGCGGTGGGGGTTATGGCAAAATGTCGTCTGAATGTATGGTTTCGTTCTTACTTGGTCTTAAAGGGAAAAGAGAAGAGATAGAAGTAAAAACTTTTTCGGAAAAAGAAAAAATTGAAAAAGTTAAAAACGAGATTAACTTACTGCTTCAAGGCTTTCCCTAA
- a CDS encoding radical SAM protein, protein MLRMISSPDWVRLSFGADMVLGFSPGVFLHNALNTTINLLQYYPDGCKANCSYCGQAREVAQGPECKTLIRVEWPLRRLDDVIKKIKERQGDPRYGLQRICIGQLAHPRAAQDSIEITRRIREAEIELSISELITPTYTFKHHLIEMRKAGGDMVDVAIDAASKRVFEETRGKKVRSMHSWERYLQGIDEAVEVFGKGNAGIHLIIGLGETEKEAVDIMWYAHSRGAKITLFAFYPEQGTPMEKVKPAPVNVYRRMQIARWLIENDLVDYSAFKFDEKGILLDIDIPSDLSIDELAPAFMTSGCPGCNRPYSNERPNMEFRNIPWYPSREKTLQAIKQSRLPTLIKHFEQKQ, encoded by the coding sequence ATGTTAAGAATGATAAGTAGTCCAGATTGGGTAAGACTAAGTTTTGGCGCAGATATGGTCTTAGGTTTTAGTCCGGGTGTTTTTTTACATAATGCACTAAATACAACAATAAACTTACTACAGTACTATCCAGATGGATGTAAAGCCAATTGTTCTTATTGTGGGCAAGCTAGAGAAGTAGCTCAAGGTCCTGAGTGTAAGACACTAATAAGGGTAGAATGGCCATTACGCAGATTGGATGATGTAATAAAGAAAATCAAGGAGAGACAAGGAGATCCAAGATATGGTTTACAAAGGATATGTATAGGACAATTGGCCCATCCTAGGGCTGCACAAGATTCTATAGAAATCACGAGAAGAATAAGAGAGGCTGAAATTGAATTATCTATCTCAGAATTAATAACACCAACTTACACATTTAAACATCATTTAATAGAGATGAGAAAAGCTGGAGGAGATATGGTTGACGTTGCCATAGATGCAGCTAGTAAAAGAGTGTTTGAAGAAACTAGAGGTAAAAAAGTTAGGAGTATGCATAGTTGGGAAAGATATCTACAGGGTATTGATGAGGCAGTTGAAGTATTTGGAAAAGGAAATGCTGGAATACACCTTATTATTGGTTTAGGAGAAACTGAAAAAGAAGCTGTAGACATCATGTGGTATGCTCATTCAAGAGGTGCAAAAATCACATTGTTTGCGTTTTATCCAGAACAAGGAACTCCTATGGAGAAAGTAAAGCCAGCCCCCGTTAATGTTTATAGGAGAATGCAAATAGCAAGATGGTTAATAGAAAATGATTTAGTGGATTATTCAGCATTTAAGTTCGATGAAAAAGGCATCTTATTAGATATTGATATTCCGAGTGACTTGTCAATTGATGAGCTAGCTCCAGCATTTATGACCTCTGGTTGCCCCGGTTGTAATAGGCCCTACTCTAATGAAAGACCTAACATGGAATTTAGGAACATACCATGGTATCCTTCAAGAGAAAAAACATTACAAGCCATAAAGCAAAGTAGACTTCCTACGCTAATAAAGCACTTCGAGCAAAAGCAATGA
- a CDS encoding radical SAM protein yields the protein MRKLYLYAPALKKYETDYLNSENGWKMVSVTGTACAFNCNHCNRRILEGMEDASTKEKMKNVLEKVIKEGHKGLVLSGGSSVRGEVPIWRYSDLLSNYADKLTFIAHTGVVRNPEIAEKFAIAGVKIALLDMVGDNETIREILKQPFTVDDYLNSFKYLKSVGIKIAPHVIVGLSKKGIDGDLHAIELLKEVNPDTVIIVGLMPLIGTRTTRQPTPQELIAALRKARDEFSVPVMLGCARPRGSSYLEVDRFAVDYDIDGIAFPEEEVIPYARNKREIIFSNACCGNVIFDVLGVI from the coding sequence ATGAGAAAATTATATCTTTATGCACCAGCATTAAAGAAATATGAGACAGACTATCTTAATTCAGAGAACGGTTGGAAAATGGTATCAGTAACTGGAACAGCATGTGCTTTTAATTGTAATCATTGTAATAGACGTATTTTAGAAGGAATGGAAGACGCATCAACTAAAGAGAAAATGAAAAATGTTTTAGAAAAAGTCATAAAAGAAGGACATAAGGGACTAGTATTATCTGGAGGCTCGTCTGTTAGAGGAGAAGTACCAATTTGGCGTTATTCAGATTTATTGAGTAATTATGCAGATAAATTAACTTTCATTGCACATACGGGCGTTGTTAGAAATCCCGAAATAGCAGAAAAATTTGCGATAGCTGGAGTAAAGATAGCATTACTTGATATGGTTGGTGATAATGAAACTATAAGAGAAATACTGAAACAACCTTTTACCGTGGATGATTATCTAAATTCATTTAAGTATTTGAAGTCAGTTGGAATAAAAATTGCACCACACGTAATTGTGGGTTTGAGCAAAAAAGGAATTGATGGAGATTTGCATGCGATAGAACTTTTGAAGGAAGTTAACCCAGATACAGTAATTATAGTTGGCTTAATGCCATTAATAGGAACTAGAACTACAAGACAGCCTACTCCACAAGAGCTGATAGCAGCATTGAGGAAAGCTAGAGACGAATTCTCGGTTCCAGTTATGTTAGGTTGTGCAAGGCCAAGAGGTTCTTCTTATCTTGAGGTTGATAGATTTGCAGTAGATTATGATATTGACGGAATAGCCTTCCCAGAAGAAGAGGTTATTCCATATGCAAGAAATAAAAGGGAAATTATTTTTAGTAATGCATGTTGTGGAAATGTTATTTTTGATGTTTTAGGGGTGATTTAA
- a CDS encoding lipoate--protein ligase family protein, whose amino-acid sequence MTTFRFIVERGPQDLILAGEEALLESVSNGVPPILRFVIFDPTAVLIGYHQAVEQEVNIDEVKKRGWDIGRRPTGGGAIIMGKEQLGWEIYAEASHLGYTPEEAIKRGAEGVIKTLEKLGIKANFRPKNDVEVNGRKISGIGAFSQGKYIAVTGTILVDFDAESMVSVLRLTSEKLRDKLAKDFRDRLTWVNRELGNNVEMSQIISLAKQSFEESLNVKLEDSTYTEDEKSLISELRMKYSSLDWIYNLRKSLEGDIKYIEKKFQGGLIKLQVKMAGDKMIEAVLITGDFFVEPRRAIYDLEARLKWSRVEDIEREIKDWYKGVKMIGITADDLINLFKEVLSK is encoded by the coding sequence ATGACTACATTTAGATTTATTGTAGAGCGAGGACCTCAGGATTTAATACTGGCTGGAGAAGAAGCACTATTAGAGAGTGTAAGTAACGGCGTACCACCTATTCTTAGGTTTGTAATATTTGATCCAACAGCCGTTTTAATTGGGTATCATCAAGCTGTAGAGCAAGAAGTCAATATAGATGAAGTGAAGAAAAGAGGTTGGGATATAGGAAGAAGACCTACTGGTGGAGGCGCAATTATAATGGGAAAAGAACAATTAGGCTGGGAAATTTATGCAGAAGCATCACATCTCGGTTATACTCCAGAAGAGGCAATAAAAAGAGGAGCTGAAGGTGTAATAAAAACCTTAGAAAAACTTGGTATAAAGGCTAATTTCAGACCTAAAAACGACGTAGAAGTAAATGGTAGAAAAATCTCTGGTATTGGAGCCTTTTCTCAAGGTAAATATATAGCAGTTACTGGAACTATTCTAGTAGATTTTGATGCTGAATCAATGGTTTCTGTATTAAGGCTTACATCAGAGAAATTAAGAGATAAATTAGCTAAGGACTTTAGAGATAGACTGACATGGGTAAATAGGGAATTAGGTAATAACGTGGAGATGAGTCAAATTATAAGTTTAGCAAAGCAGTCTTTTGAAGAATCTTTAAACGTAAAATTAGAGGACTCAACTTACACAGAAGATGAAAAGAGTTTAATTTCGGAACTTAGAATGAAATATTCCTCTCTGGATTGGATATATAATCTGAGGAAATCACTTGAAGGTGATATTAAGTATATTGAGAAGAAATTCCAAGGAGGTCTTATTAAACTTCAGGTTAAAATGGCTGGAGATAAAATGATAGAAGCTGTGCTCATAACTGGAGATTTCTTCGTAGAGCCTAGAAGAGCAATTTATGATTTAGAGGCAAGACTAAAATGGTCTAGAGTCGAGGATATAGAAAGAGAAATTAAAGATTGGTATAAAGGCGTTAAGATGATTGGCATAACCGCTGATGACCTTATCAATTTATTTAAGGAGGTTCTATCAAAATGA
- a CDS encoding helix-turn-helix domain-containing protein — protein MMKEKLESKKDEIRCCYKITDTDVAVLLKMVEIEKPITSEELADIFKLSKTTVENSLKKLIELGLVVRTKTEGKKIGRPKYYYSISTNILEKIRTDLLNCAKRMELAAT, from the coding sequence ATGATGAAAGAAAAACTAGAGTCCAAAAAAGATGAAATTAGATGTTGTTATAAAATTACGGATACAGATGTAGCCGTTTTACTAAAGATGGTAGAAATAGAGAAACCTATAACCTCAGAAGAGTTAGCTGACATTTTCAAGCTAAGTAAGACTACTGTGGAAAATAGCTTAAAGAAATTAATAGAGTTAGGTCTTGTTGTTAGGACTAAAACAGAAGGAAAGAAAATTGGAAGACCAAAGTACTACTATTCTATCTCAACAAATATTCTAGAGAAAATAAGAACTGACTTGCTTAATTGCGCAAAAAGAATGGAGTTAGCAGCTACCTAG
- a CDS encoding sulfurtransferase TusA family protein, with translation MEVIDATNAECPEPFMKTVAKLMSIKSGSVKVLFKDPKCVDMITEAIKLMNCKIIELTNQSGVYLMIIEKGEDSKEIKDVKLGSC, from the coding sequence ATGGAAGTTATTGATGCAACTAATGCAGAATGCCCTGAGCCTTTTATGAAAACAGTAGCCAAATTAATGAGTATTAAATCTGGGTCTGTAAAGGTATTATTTAAAGACCCTAAATGTGTTGATATGATTACAGAAGCAATAAAATTAATGAATTGTAAAATTATAGAACTTACAAATCAAAGTGGTGTCTATCTAATGATTATTGAAAAAGGAGAAGATAGTAAAGAAATTAAAGACGTTAAACTAGGTAGCTGCTAA
- the lrs14 gene encoding HTH-type transcriptional regulator Lrs14, with amino-acid sequence MQLETERITLPSGKEAKLIDALAFCYDISDTEFKVLQTVIEKKTITEDELVEMLKLSKASVNRSLNKLVSLGFIEREKVQSNKGGRPKYLYKALDKEELVKKLTEDFKKCSEMFINTLPSFIRSSFGS; translated from the coding sequence ATGCAACTAGAAACAGAAAGAATAACCTTGCCCTCAGGAAAAGAGGCTAAATTAATAGATGCATTAGCTTTTTGTTATGATATTTCAGATACAGAGTTTAAAGTATTACAAACAGTTATTGAAAAGAAAACTATAACAGAAGACGAATTAGTAGAAATGCTAAAATTATCTAAAGCTTCTGTAAATAGAAGTCTCAATAAACTAGTTTCTTTAGGTTTTATTGAGAGAGAAAAAGTTCAATCAAATAAAGGTGGAAGACCAAAATACCTCTACAAAGCTCTAGATAAAGAAGAATTAGTGAAAAAACTTACTGAAGATTTTAAGAAATGTTCAGAAATGTTTATCAATACTTTGCCTTCATTTATTCGTTCTTCTTTTGGCAGTTAA
- a CDS encoding 7-cyano-7-deazaguanine synthase codes for MKALLLMSGGLDSSSAAYYYTKKGFDFDCLFINYGQRSARMQLISSKTICEKLNKKLLVADIRKIRELFVSDSWLKPHEPITHRNLVIIPIAIAFAKEKGYEEIIIASVKEDCEYEQNRIEIIKELKNLGEILRIKVSTPFAGIPKSLLLKLGVSAGLDPSLTYSCLLGHKYHCGQCSQCLKRKEAFKSANIQDPTKYLNLS; via the coding sequence ATGAAAGCATTACTTTTAATGTCTGGTGGACTAGACTCTTCTTCAGCTGCTTATTACTACACAAAAAAAGGATTTGATTTTGATTGCTTGTTCATAAACTATGGACAAAGATCAGCAAGAATGCAATTAATAAGCAGTAAAACTATTTGTGAAAAATTAAATAAGAAGTTATTAGTAGCTGATATAAGAAAAATTAGAGAATTATTTGTATCTGATAGCTGGTTAAAGCCACATGAACCAATAACGCATAGAAATTTAGTAATAATACCAATTGCGATTGCTTTTGCTAAAGAAAAAGGATATGAAGAGATTATAATTGCGAGTGTTAAGGAAGATTGTGAATATGAACAAAATAGAATAGAGATCATTAAAGAACTAAAAAATTTAGGAGAAATTCTAAGAATAAAAGTGTCAACACCTTTTGCTGGTATTCCAAAGTCACTTCTACTTAAGTTAGGTGTTTCAGCTGGGTTAGATCCTTCCTTAACTTATTCTTGCCTTTTAGGACATAAATATCATTGTGGGCAATGCAGTCAATGTTTGAAAAGAAAAGAAGCGTTTAAAAGTGCAAATATCCAAGATCCTACAAAATACCTAAATCTTTCTTAA